One genomic segment of Nonomuraea coxensis DSM 45129 includes these proteins:
- a CDS encoding xanthine dehydrogenase family protein molybdopterin-binding subunit → MAEQIAQSDQINEPAATPELGRPRRRKEDARLLTGRTRWTDNLTRPGLLHVVFLRSPMAHARITRVDVSGARGLPGVVAAFSGEDFAGEQGSLPCAWPVSEDIVIPDHPPMAVSEVRYVGEAVACVIATDRYKAADALEAIEVDYEPLPAVIDMEEALTDGSPKVHEAGNKAFSTKIVSGDVEAAFRDAPVVIERTFRQQRLIPSAMEPRAVLADTDGDTFTVWTSTQIPHVLRVMLAVVTGIPEHRLRVVAPDVGGGFGSKLQVTAEEVLCLLLARRLGKAVKWTESRSEGNLTVHHGRDQLQRLRLAADADGRLRGLRVDLLADMGAYLMLVTPGVPMLGAAMFNAIYKMDAYEFACTGVFTTKMPTDAYRGAGRPEATFGIERMMDELAAELGVDPLEVRRRNWIRHEEFPYTTIAGLTYDSGNYEAATDKALSMFGYDKLRAEQADRRDRGDPVQLGIGVSTYTEMCGLAPSRLLGESNYGAGGWEHGSIRMLPTGKVEVITGTSPHGQGHVTSWSQIVADSLGVPFEDVTVLHGDTAISHKGMDTYGSRSLVVGGIAVLRACDKVKDKARALAAHLLECSPDDLEFAGGAFKVRGTDAQRTIQELAYAAFTAHDLPEGVEARLDADATFDPDNYSFPHGTHLCAVEVDTETGMVRIRSYVAVDDVGKVVNPLIVEGQVHGGIAQGVAQALYEEAVYDADGNLLTTTMADYLLPSAADLPTFQLDRTETPATSNPLGVKGVGEAGTIASTPAVVNAIVDALRPSGVRDVEMPCTPERVWRALEGARR, encoded by the coding sequence GTGGCCGAGCAGATAGCGCAGAGCGACCAGATCAACGAGCCGGCGGCCACGCCGGAGCTGGGCCGGCCGCGGCGGCGCAAGGAGGACGCGCGGCTGCTGACGGGGCGTACCCGGTGGACGGACAACCTGACCCGGCCTGGCCTGCTGCACGTGGTGTTCCTGCGCAGCCCGATGGCGCACGCGAGGATCACCCGGGTGGACGTGTCCGGGGCACGCGGGCTGCCCGGGGTGGTGGCGGCCTTCAGCGGCGAGGACTTCGCCGGCGAGCAGGGCAGCCTGCCGTGCGCGTGGCCGGTGAGCGAGGACATCGTCATCCCCGACCATCCGCCGATGGCGGTCTCGGAGGTCCGCTACGTCGGCGAGGCGGTGGCCTGCGTGATCGCCACCGACCGGTACAAGGCGGCCGACGCGCTGGAGGCCATCGAGGTCGACTACGAGCCGCTGCCCGCGGTGATCGACATGGAGGAGGCGCTGACCGACGGCAGCCCGAAGGTGCACGAGGCGGGCAACAAGGCGTTCAGCACGAAGATCGTCTCGGGTGACGTCGAGGCGGCCTTCCGTGACGCGCCGGTCGTCATCGAGCGCACCTTCCGCCAGCAGCGGCTCATCCCGAGCGCGATGGAGCCGCGGGCGGTCCTCGCCGACACCGACGGCGACACGTTCACCGTCTGGACCTCCACGCAGATCCCGCACGTCCTGCGGGTGATGCTGGCGGTGGTGACCGGCATCCCCGAGCACCGGCTGCGGGTGGTCGCGCCCGACGTGGGCGGCGGTTTCGGCTCGAAGCTGCAGGTGACGGCGGAGGAGGTGCTCTGCCTGCTGCTGGCCCGCAGGCTCGGCAAGGCGGTCAAGTGGACCGAGAGCCGCTCCGAGGGCAACCTGACCGTGCACCACGGCCGGGACCAGCTCCAGCGGCTGCGGCTGGCCGCCGACGCCGACGGGCGGCTGCGCGGGCTCCGGGTGGATCTGCTGGCCGACATGGGCGCGTACCTGATGCTGGTCACGCCGGGTGTGCCGATGCTGGGCGCGGCCATGTTCAACGCCATCTACAAGATGGACGCGTACGAGTTCGCCTGCACGGGCGTGTTCACCACCAAGATGCCGACGGACGCCTACCGGGGCGCGGGCCGGCCTGAGGCGACGTTCGGCATCGAGCGGATGATGGACGAGCTCGCCGCAGAGCTGGGCGTGGACCCGCTGGAGGTGCGCCGGCGCAACTGGATCAGGCACGAGGAGTTCCCGTACACCACGATCGCGGGGCTCACCTACGACTCCGGCAACTACGAGGCGGCGACGGACAAGGCGCTGTCGATGTTCGGCTACGACAAGCTGCGCGCCGAACAGGCCGACCGGCGGGACCGGGGCGACCCCGTGCAGCTCGGCATCGGCGTCAGCACCTACACCGAGATGTGCGGGCTGGCGCCGTCCCGGCTGCTCGGCGAGTCGAACTACGGCGCGGGCGGCTGGGAGCACGGCTCGATCCGGATGCTGCCGACGGGCAAGGTGGAGGTGATCACCGGCACGAGCCCGCACGGGCAGGGCCACGTGACGTCGTGGAGCCAGATCGTGGCCGACTCGCTCGGCGTGCCGTTCGAGGACGTCACGGTGCTGCACGGCGACACGGCGATCTCCCACAAGGGCATGGACACCTACGGCTCGCGTTCGCTCGTGGTGGGCGGCATCGCCGTGCTGAGGGCGTGCGACAAGGTGAAGGACAAGGCTCGTGCGCTGGCCGCGCACCTGCTGGAGTGCTCGCCCGACGACCTGGAGTTCGCCGGGGGCGCGTTCAAGGTGCGGGGCACGGACGCGCAGCGGACCATCCAGGAGCTCGCGTACGCCGCGTTCACGGCCCACGACCTGCCGGAGGGCGTGGAGGCGCGGCTGGACGCGGACGCCACGTTCGACCCGGACAACTACTCCTTCCCGCACGGCACCCACCTGTGCGCGGTGGAGGTGGACACCGAGACGGGCATGGTGCGGATCCGCTCGTACGTGGCGGTGGACGACGTCGGCAAGGTGGTGAACCCGCTCATCGTGGAGGGCCAGGTGCACGGCGGCATCGCGCAGGGCGTCGCCCAGGCCCTGTACGAGGAGGCCGTCTACGACGCCGACGGCAACCTGCTGACCACGACGATGGCCGACTACCTGCTGCCGTCGGCGGCCGACCTGCCGACGTTCCAGCTCGACCGGACCGAGACGCCTGCCACCAGCAACCCGCTCGGCGTCAAGGGTGTGGGCGAGGCGGGCACGATCGCCTCGACCCCGGCCGTGGTCAACGCGATCGTGGACGCGCTGCGCCCGTCGGGCGTGCGCGACGTCGAGATGCCGTGCACGCCGGAGCGGGTGTGGCGGGCCCTGGAAGGAGCGCGCCGATGA